From Oncorhynchus nerka isolate Pitt River linkage group LG1, Oner_Uvic_2.0, whole genome shotgun sequence, the proteins below share one genomic window:
- the LOC135574723 gene encoding uncharacterized protein LOC135574723 isoform X2, which yields MNGPKRTWQQVKIKYKNILQNAVKNNTHRQGTGGGSPKADLTPAEDMALELNKGRPVLEGIPGGKETSIGSSQDATRFIQVPGSTVFLLEPPAQAPDDADPGEGPSAAATAHDGDDDEEETISLDSRRHEDPNAIQWENQPGNISSQAIRKLYGNHLRRQIELADIQDKKKKMENFALESEIKKRTIRKLDLEIKKLEREVRYAFNVHCMLTVTQMY from the exons atgaacgggccaaaacggacatggcagcaggtcaaaatcaaatacaagaacattctgcagaatg cagtgaaaaataatacccacagacaaggcacgggtggtgggtcaccaaaggctgaccttaccccagcagaggacatggccttggagctaaataaaggcaggcccgtcttagaggggatccctggggggaaagagacgagcataggttcctcccaagatgccacccgcttcattcaag tgcctggcagcactgtgttcctgttagagccaccagcacaagcaccagacgatgctgatcca ggtgaaggccccagtgcagcagcaacagcacatgatggagacgatgatgaggaggagaccatctctctggattccagaaggcatgag gacccaaatgctatacagtgggaaaaccagcctggcaacata agctcacaagctatcagaaagttgtatggcaaccacctccggcgccaaatagaactggcagacattcaggacaagaagaaaaagatggaaaattttgcactggagtccgaaataaaaaagaggacaattaggaaactggaccttgaaataaaaaaacttgagagggaggtgagatatgccttcaatgtacactgtatgctaactgtaacacaaatgtattaa
- the LOC135574723 gene encoding uncharacterized protein LOC135574723 isoform X3, with the protein MNGPKRTWQQVKIKYKNILQNAVKNNTHRQGTGGGSPKADLTPAEDMALELNKGRPVLEGIPGGKETSIGSSQDATRFIQVPGSTVFLLEPPAQAPDDADPGEGPSAAATAHDGDDDEEETISLDSRRHEDPNAIQWENQPGNISSQAIRKLYGNHLRRQIELADIQDKKKKMENFALESEIKKRTIRKLDLEIKKLERELQEDDTAQNKN; encoded by the exons atgaacgggccaaaacggacatggcagcaggtcaaaatcaaatacaagaacattctgcagaatg cagtgaaaaataatacccacagacaaggcacgggtggtgggtcaccaaaggctgaccttaccccagcagaggacatggccttggagctaaataaaggcaggcccgtcttagaggggatccctggggggaaagagacgagcataggttcctcccaagatgccacccgcttcattcaag tgcctggcagcactgtgttcctgttagagccaccagcacaagcaccagacgatgctgatcca ggtgaaggccccagtgcagcagcaacagcacatgatggagacgatgatgaggaggagaccatctctctggattccagaaggcatgag gacccaaatgctatacagtgggaaaaccagcctggcaacata agctcacaagctatcagaaagttgtatggcaaccacctccggcgccaaatagaactggcagacattcaggacaagaagaaaaagatggaaaattttgcactggagtccgaaataaaaaagaggacaattaggaaactggaccttgaaataaaaaaacttgagagggag ctccaagaagatgacacagctcaaaataaaaattag
- the LOC135574723 gene encoding putative nuclease HARBI1 isoform X1, which produces MKAQNCVFLSALTMACPFVRDVVDEEALVLRRAFRRERVFRDRLDPLAFPDDHLYERYRFSADGIRYLCRLLGPRIKHRTARSHALSVDQMVCVALRFFASGAFLYSVGDAEQLNKATICRTIRSVCLAIKALADVFISFPGHRRLCDIKEEFYRIAGFPNVIGAVDCTHIRIKAPSGAHEADFVNRKSFHSINVQMVCNADCVISNVVAKWPGSVHDSRIFRSSEIYQCLSQGEFSGVLLGDRGHMAASLFS; this is translated from the exons atgaaggcccaaaattgtgtgttcctttctgctctgacaatggcatgcccattcgtgcgagatgtggtggatgaagaagcacttgtgctgaggagagccttcaggcgagaaagggtcttcagggaccggttggacccactggccttccctgatgaccatctatatgaaagatacaggttttctgcagatggcatcaggtatctatgcagactactgggtcccaggattaagcaccgcactgcacggagccatgcactgagtgtggatcaaatggtttgtgtggccttgcgcttttttgctagtggagccttcctgtactcagtgggggatgcagaacagctgaacaaggccacaatttgccgcacaataaggagtgtgtgtctggctatcaaagcattagcagatgtcttcatctccttccctggccacagaagactctgtgacatcaaagaggagttctataggattgcag gtttccccaatgtcattggtgcagtggactgcacacacataaggataaaagccccctcaggtgcccatgaggccgattttgtgaataggaaatcctttcacagcattaatgttcag atggtctgcaatgctgactgtgtgatcagcaatgttgtggcaaaatggcctggctcagtccatgactccagaatctttcggtcctctgaaatctatcagtgcctatcacaag gtgaattctctggtgtgttgctgggagacagggggcatatggctgccagccttttctcctga